The DNA window TGTTAATACGGTAACAGCAATCAGTATCGGTGCTTTATCGCCATAAGGAACCAGCGCTGCTTTTGCAGCTTCCATCATACGTTGACCACCACATGCATGTACATTCACCATCCATACACCCAGCTCAGCAGCAGCGGCTACAGCTTTTGCTACTGTATTTGGAATATCATGAAACTTAAGGTCTAAAAATACATCAAAATCACGTGCAACTAATTTGCGAACAAATTCTGGTCCAAATAACGTGAACATTTCTTTGCCTACTTTCAGACGGCATTGGCTAGGATTGATTTTATCAACAAAATTCAATGCACTTGCTTCATCAGCATAATCAAGTGCGACAACTACTTTACTCTCTTGCAACATATTTTTTCCTAGGTCCGAGTTACTCATTATCGTATTACAAATTTGCTCTATCTACACTATTCGCCATCTAAGCCTCGAATAGGTTTCACACTGCCCCAACGCTTACACGATGGACAATGCCAGTATATTCGTTTAGTACTAAAGCCACATTTACTGCATCGATAAATCGGCTTCAATTTAAGCTGTTCACCAACAAGACTGCGTAACATAGCTAAACTTTCTTTTGCCTTACCTTCTTCTGCAGCTTGTTCTTGATACTGCATTAGATGATAAAAGCCTTTCATCGTCGGCGTGCGAACAATTTGATTTAATATCAACTTTTCAGCCGGCTCTAACCCCACACTGCTCACTGTAAAATCAGCTAATGCAATCGCAACACTAATACCCGCTTTATTGTTTTGGGCATCATTAAGGAAATGAATAAAACCATCTTCATTATTAATTTCAGTGTAGCAATCTTTTAGTTTCTGTAAAATTTCGGTGACAAAATCTATGTCCTGAGTCATTACGTGCTCAAGCCAGACAATGGCCTTTTTATAATCGTTTTGCTCAATGTAAAAATCAGCCAACATGATACTAGCTCTGACACATTGCTTGTCATGCTGTAAGGCTTTTTTAAGACTCGCTAAACGTTTTTTAGGCTCATTCACTAATGATGTAGAGGCTGCTAGCGCACAATGGAAATGTGCCACTTTACGTTCAACTTTCGTATCGCCCATTTTTTTTAATTTAATCCCAATCGCAATGGCTTGTTCCCATTCCTTGGTCTGTTCATAAATAATGATAAGTTGTGATAAAGCAGTTTGACGATGATCGTGTTCATCAATCAATTTTAAAAATAACTCTTCAGCGCGATCAACCAAACCCGCAGCAAGATAATCACGCGCAAGTTGTAATAATGCAAGATTACGCTGTTCATGTGTTAATGAAGGCCGTGCAATTAGATTTTGGTGGATCTTAATTGCCCTTTGTACTTCACCACGTTGACGGAATAAATTACCTAGCGCCAAGTGCGTATCAATCGTTTCACTATCAACATCAAGTAAATCAATAAATAAGTCTACCGCTTTATCAGGTTGGTCTGATAATAAAAAGTTAAGCCCCGTCACATACTCTCTAGACATGGTATGTTGCTTATCTTGTTGTAAATAGCGGCCATTTCTTCTACCCATATACCAGCCATACGCGGCGGCAACAGGAAGTAAAAGAAATAAAAGTTCAAACATACAGTAAATTAACCTTTAATTTCAGCAGTACGTAATCGTTCAAGTTCTGTAACTTGACGCTTTGATTTACGTTTCAATTTCGACAGTGATAATTTTAATTTCATTAACAACAGCCCCATACATACACCAGCCACGACTAAACCAGAAATAAATGCACCAACAAGCAGAGAAGATAATTTAAATGAATCTAGCGCAATTAGATAATTAAAATCAACTAACTGATCGTTACTCGAAGCAAATGCTGCAGCAAGCGCCAGTATACAAGCGATAATAATAAAAAAGATAAATGATTTCATCGACGTCCTCTGTGATATAAATAGCAATATAAGGATTATCGCCAATTAATGAGCCAAGTGCTAGTAATATATGGTGTAATCCATAAACTATGGGTCAGTGTGGAAAAAAAACAAAAAAAAACGACATACCTAAGTATGCCGTTTTTACAAGTATCAACTGCTATAAAGAAGCGTTAACACGATCTCGAAGTTCTTTACCAGGTTTAAAATGAGGAACATATTTCCCCTCTAATTCAACCTTTTCACCTGATTTAGGATTACGCCCAATTCGAGGTTCACGGTAATGTAGAGAAAAACTTCCAAAACCCCGAATTTCAATTCGATCACCAGTTGCTAAAGTATCTACCATCTGATCAAGTATAGCTTTCACAGATAATTCAACATCTTTAGTCGCCAGCTGCGAATTTGCAGTGCAAAGACGTTCGATAAGTTCTGATTTTGTCATATAATCTCCATATAAGAATATTGTCGACATCGTACTAATGAGGGATGAATAAACATCCCTCCGGCTGATTATTCGCCTTTAGCAGCTTTAAATGCTTCTGCCATAGCAGATAGACCAGACTCTTGCGGTTGGCTGTTTACACTAGCCATTGCTTCTTTCTCGTCAGCTTCATCTTTAGCTTTAACTGAAAGACTAATTACGCGGTTTTTACGATCAACACCAACATATTTAGCTTCAAGTGATTCGCCTACAGATAATACTAGGCTTGCATCTTCGATACGGTCACGAGAGATATCGCCAACACGGATGTAACCTTCAACACCTTTAGCTAGTTCAATTGTCGCGCCTTTAGCGTCAACAGAAGAAACTGTACCATTAACAATAGCATTCTTCTTGTTATTCGCTAGGTATTCGTTGAACGGGTCTTCATCAATTTGCTTGATACCTAAAGAAATACGTTCACGCTCTGGGTCTACTTGTAGAACTACAGCTGTGATTTCGTCGCCTTTTTTGTACTCGCGAACTGCTTCTTCACCAGTAGCATCCCAAGAGATGTCTGAAAGATGAACTAGACCGTCGATGCCGCCGTCAAGACCGATGAAGATACCGAAATCTGTAATAGATTTGATCTTACCAGTAACTTGCTCGCCTTTGATACGTGAAGTTGAGAAGTTTTCCCAAGGATTAGCAATACATTGCTTAAGGCCTAGAGAGATACGACGACGTTCTTCGTCGATATCAAGAACCATAACTTCAACAGAATCGCCAACGTTAACAACTTTAGAAGGGTGGATATTTTTGTTAGTCCAATCCATTTCTGAAACGTGAACTAGACCTTCAACGCCTTCTTCGATTTCAACGAAACAACCGTAGTCAGTTAGGTTCGTAACTTTACCCGTAAGCTTAGTGCTTTCAGGGTAACGTTTCGCGATAGCTACCCATGGATCTTCACCAAGCTGTTTAAGGCCTAGAGATACACGTGTACGTTCACGATCGAATTTAAGAACTTTAACATTGATTTCGTCACCAACATTAACGATTTCACTTGGGTGCTTAACGCGTTTCCAAGCCATATCAGTAATGTGTAGAAGACCATCAACACCACCAAGATCAACGAATGCGCCATAGTCCGTAAGGTTCTTAACGATACCTTTAACTTCTTGACCTTCTTGAAGGTTAGCAAGAAGTTCTTCACGTTCTGCACTGTTTTCAGTTTCGATAACTGCGCGACGAGAAACAACTACGTTGTTACGTTTTTGGTCAAGTTTGATTACTTTGAACTCTAACTCTTTGCCTTCAAGGTGAGTAGTGTCACGTACAGGACGAACGTCTACTAAAGAACCTGGTAAGAATGCGCGAATTGTGTTCACTTCAACCGTGAAACCACCTTTAACTTTACCGTTGATAACACCGATAACAGTTTCTTGATCTTCGTATGCTTTTTCAAGCTGAATCCAAGACTCATGACGTTTAGCTTTTTCACGAGAAAGTTGAGTTTCACCGAAACCGTCTTCAATTGATTCTAGTGCTACATCAACTTCTTGACCAACTTCAACTTCAAGTTCGCCAGCAGCGTTCTTGAATTCTTCAGCAGGAATAGAAGATTCTGATTTAAGACCAGCGTCAACTAAAACGTAACCGTTTTCGATTGCAACAACAGTTGCTTTGATGATGCTACCAGGAGCAGCAAGTTCTTGTAGTGACTCTTCAAAGAGTAAAGCGAAAGATTCATTCATAATGAGTTATTTGTACTTATAAAACGTTCACATAAGCAATCCGGCTAATGTGGGTTGTTAATCAAAAGTCATCATCATCCTTGATGCTTGACCGCTAAATAATCGATAGAATACCGACTACTTTAAATTTTACCTTCAGCAAAAGCCAACACACTAGCAACTACGTCTTCGATTGACATAGATGTCGAATCAATAACAAGTGCATCATCTGCAGGCTTTAGTGGAGCGACCAATCGGTTGCGATCTTGATGATCACGCTTCTTGATCTCCTCCAGAAGGGCTGGCATGTTAACATCGAAGCCTTTGTCTTGCAACTGATTAAACCGGCGAATGGCTCTTTCTTCAGCAGAAGCATCTAAAAATATTTTTACATTGGCATCAGTAAAGACAACAGTCCCCATATCACGGCCGTCGGCAATTAAGCCAGGCGCAACACGGAAGTCACGTTGACGTTGTAACAACGCTGCGCGCACAGCCGGATATACAGCGGTGCGAGAGGCTGCAAAACCTGCTTCTTCAGTACGAATTTCACGTGACACATTCTCGCCTTCAAGGATCACTTGCAAGCCATCATCAGTTGGTACAAAACGTACATCTAAGTTTGCAGCTAATACCGTGAGTGCTTCTTCGTTGTCTAAATTCACGTTATGGTGCATTGCAGCTAGGGCTAATACACGATAAATAGCGCCACTGTCTAGTATATGCCAACCTAGCTTAGCCGCAAGTAATTGGCATAAAGTACCTTTACCAGAGCCGCTTGGCCCATCAACTGTAATAATTGGTGCTACTACTGTCATAAATTCTCCAAACTCGATATCTAACATACAACTTTAAACAATGCTGTATGGATCTGGCCGCGATTATAACGGATCTTCATGAAAATAGTATGAAATAATAACCGCAAATAAAAAAATAGCGAGGTACCACTTCAGTGATACCTCGCTATTTAAGAACAATGCTAAATAACAGCATCAAATTGGGCAACGCTCAATTTAAGCTTGAACTAAGCCTGTAAATTGATCGAAATAATCTGGGAACGTTTTTGATGTACAGCCTGGATCATTAATCGTTACAGGTGTATCACTTAATGCAACTAATGAGAAACACATAGCCATACGGTGATCGTTATAAGTATCAATGGCAGCATGAATTAATTGCGCAGGAGGTGTGATTTTAATGTAATCATTACCCTCTTCTACTTCTGCACCCACTTTACGTAATTCTGTCGCCATCGCCGCTAAGCGATCAGTTTCTTTCACGCGCCAATTGTATACATTACGAATAACCGTTGTACCTTTTGCAAACAATGCGGTTGTTGCAATTGTCATTGCTGCATCAGGAATATGGTTCATATCCATATCAACAGCATTTAATTCACCCACTTCAGCTTCGATATAACTATCAGCCCAAGTGATTTTACCACCCATTGCTGCGATCACATCTGCAAACTGGATATCACCTTGGATTGATTTTTTACCAATACCCGTTACACGGATCTTACCACCTTTAATTGCCGCTGCTGCAAGGAAATAAGACGCAGAAGAAGCATCACCTTCAACTAAAAAATCACCAGCGGCTTGGTATGTTTGCTTACCTTTAATGGTAAACGTCTGATAATTATCATGACTTACTGATATACCAAATTGCTGCATAATGTGAAGAGTAATCTCGATATACGGTTTAGATACAAGTTCACCAAGGATCTCAATCGTCGTATCATTCTCAGCCAATGGAGCAGCCATTAAGAATGCAGTCAAGAACTGACTAGATACACTGCCGTCAATCTTAATATTACCGCCTTTCAAGCCAGTACCTTTAATACGTACTGGTGGATAATCTTCATTTTTCAAATAAGTAACATCTGCGCCAGCTTGACGTAAACTATCCACTAAACTGCCAATTGGACGCTCTTCCATACGCGGTTCGCCGGTCAATTCAAACTCACCTTCGCTCAAACATAACGCTGCACATAATGGACGCATTGCCGTACCTGCGTTACCTAAAAATAACTCAAGTTTTTCATCTACAGAAAATGCACGACCTAAGCCAGTTACTGTACAAATTGTTTTACATGCAGAAAGATCATACTGCACACCTAATTTTGTCAGTGCGTTTAACATATGACGAATATCATCACTGTCTAATAAATTTGTTAATCGCGTTGTGCCTTCAGCCAGCGCTGCAAGTAGCAATGCTCGGTTTGAAACACTTTTAGAGCCTGGTAAGTTAATAGTACCAGATACTTTACTAATTGGTTTTAATGTTAATTTTTCCATAAATTTATTCACTTAATTTTTAATTAATACAACGAATAGTCGCTAGCCTTACTTGCTATGCGTCTAACTCCGCCAACACTGTCAGTAGCGCCTGCATGAATGTTTTATTTTCCAATTCAGTACCAATACTCACTCGCAAATGCTTTGTTAAGCCATAACCAGCAACAGGACGAACAATTACGCCCTTATGTAATAATGCCTGGTACACAATAGCCGGTTCTTGAACAAGTTCCACAGTAATGAAATTACCTTTAGACGGAATATAATCAATACCCTGCTCACTGAAAAATGTTTCTAACACAGCCCGTTGTTCATTATTTAACGCCACACTCGCGGTTAAAAAATCATGATCAG is part of the Moritella viscosa genome and encodes:
- the aroA gene encoding 3-phosphoshikimate 1-carboxyvinyltransferase; protein product: MEKLTLKPISKVSGTINLPGSKSVSNRALLLAALAEGTTRLTNLLDSDDIRHMLNALTKLGVQYDLSACKTICTVTGLGRAFSVDEKLELFLGNAGTAMRPLCAALCLSEGEFELTGEPRMEERPIGSLVDSLRQAGADVTYLKNEDYPPVRIKGTGLKGGNIKIDGSVSSQFLTAFLMAAPLAENDTTIEILGELVSKPYIEITLHIMQQFGISVSHDNYQTFTIKGKQTYQAAGDFLVEGDASSASYFLAAAAIKGGKIRVTGIGKKSIQGDIQFADVIAAMGGKITWADSYIEAEVGELNAVDMDMNHIPDAAMTIATTALFAKGTTVIRNVYNWRVKETDRLAAMATELRKVGAEVEEGNDYIKITPPAQLIHAAIDTYNDHRMAMCFSLVALSDTPVTINDPGCTSKTFPDYFDQFTGLVQA
- a CDS encoding membrane protein, which codes for MKSFIFFIIIACILALAAAFASSNDQLVDFNYLIALDSFKLSSLLVGAFISGLVVAGVCMGLLLMKLKLSLSKLKRKSKRQVTELERLRTAEIKG
- the rpsA gene encoding 30S ribosomal protein S1: MNESFALLFEESLQELAAPGSIIKATVVAIENGYVLVDAGLKSESSIPAEEFKNAAGELEVEVGQEVDVALESIEDGFGETQLSREKAKRHESWIQLEKAYEDQETVIGVINGKVKGGFTVEVNTIRAFLPGSLVDVRPVRDTTHLEGKELEFKVIKLDQKRNNVVVSRRAVIETENSAEREELLANLQEGQEVKGIVKNLTDYGAFVDLGGVDGLLHITDMAWKRVKHPSEIVNVGDEINVKVLKFDRERTRVSLGLKQLGEDPWVAIAKRYPESTKLTGKVTNLTDYGCFVEIEEGVEGLVHVSEMDWTNKNIHPSKVVNVGDSVEVMVLDIDEERRRISLGLKQCIANPWENFSTSRIKGEQVTGKIKSITDFGIFIGLDGGIDGLVHLSDISWDATGEEAVREYKKGDEITAVVLQVDPERERISLGIKQIDEDPFNEYLANNKKNAIVNGTVSSVDAKGATIELAKGVEGYIRVGDISRDRIEDASLVLSVGESLEAKYVGVDRKNRVISLSVKAKDEADEKEAMASVNSQPQESGLSAMAEAFKAAKGE
- the ihfB gene encoding integration host factor beta-subunit, which gives rise to MTKSELIERLCTANSQLATKDVELSVKAILDQMVDTLATGDRIEIRGFGSFSLHYREPRIGRNPKSGEKVELEGKYVPHFKPGKELRDRVNASL
- the cmk gene encoding cytidylate kinase → MTVVAPIITVDGPSGSGKGTLCQLLAAKLGWHILDSGAIYRVLALAAMHHNVNLDNEEALTVLAANLDVRFVPTDDGLQVILEGENVSREIRTEEAGFAASRTAVYPAVRAALLQRQRDFRVAPGLIADGRDMGTVVFTDANVKIFLDASAEERAIRRFNQLQDKGFDVNMPALLEEIKKRDHQDRNRLVAPLKPADDALVIDSTSMSIEDVVASVLAFAEGKI
- the pyrF gene encoding orotidine 5'-phosphate decarboxylase; its protein translation is MLQESKVVVALDYADEASALNFVDKINPSQCRLKVGKEMFTLFGPEFVRKLVARDFDVFLDLKFHDIPNTVAKAVAAAAELGVWMVNVHACGGQRMMEAAKAALVPYGDKAPILIAVTVLTSMEQEDLAQMGVNITPAEQVIRLATLTQKSGLDGVVCSSQEASMLKKELGDSFLLITPGIRPAGSAAGDQRRIMTPVEAVTAGSDYLVIGRPITQAESPMQVLTEINESLAS